One Thermoplasma sp. Kam2015 DNA window includes the following coding sequences:
- the radA gene encoding DNA repair and recombination protein RadA produces the protein MESNEENKEKKTIEDLPGVGEATAEKLRENGYDDIMAIAVASPKDLSDVTGIGEGAAAKIIAAARKFADIGNFETGEEILERRKSIQKLTTGSKNLDDLLGGGLETQAITEFFGEFGSGKTQIMHQLAVNCTLPKEKGGFDSDVMMIDTENTFRPERIIQMAKSKGADPDETLKRIHVARAYNSHHQILLAEKAQDTAKEFNIKLLIVDSLTAHFRSEYVGRGSLAERQQLLNKHMHDLLRFGTIYNAVIAVTNQVSARPDVFFGDPMAPIGGNIVGHTATFRIYLRKSKGGKRIARLIDSPYLPEGETVIQISEDGVSDGT, from the coding sequence ATGGAAAGTAATGAGGAGAATAAGGAAAAGAAGACCATAGAGGATCTTCCAGGTGTTGGAGAAGCGACGGCTGAAAAGCTGAGGGAAAATGGATACGACGATATAATGGCAATAGCCGTAGCCTCCCCAAAAGATCTGTCGGACGTCACCGGGATAGGCGAGGGCGCCGCAGCGAAGATAATTGCGGCGGCAAGGAAATTTGCAGATATCGGAAATTTCGAAACCGGCGAAGAGATACTTGAGAGGAGAAAGAGCATACAGAAACTCACAACGGGCAGCAAGAACCTCGACGATCTGCTCGGCGGTGGCTTGGAGACTCAGGCCATAACAGAATTCTTCGGGGAATTTGGATCTGGAAAGACCCAGATAATGCATCAGCTAGCCGTAAACTGCACACTTCCTAAGGAAAAGGGAGGCTTCGACAGCGACGTCATGATGATAGATACCGAAAACACGTTCAGACCGGAGCGAATAATCCAGATGGCAAAGAGCAAGGGTGCGGATCCGGATGAAACCCTCAAGAGAATACATGTGGCAAGGGCCTACAATTCCCATCATCAGATACTTCTCGCTGAGAAGGCGCAGGACACGGCCAAGGAGTTCAACATAAAGCTGCTGATAGTGGATTCACTCACGGCACACTTCAGATCCGAGTATGTGGGACGTGGTTCTCTGGCAGAGAGGCAGCAGCTGCTCAATAAGCATATGCACGATCTGCTGAGGTTCGGAACCATATACAACGCGGTTATAGCGGTTACGAATCAGGTTTCCGCCAGGCCTGACGTCTTCTTTGGTGATCCTATGGCGCCCATAGGTGGAAACATAGTGGGCCATACCGCGACCTTCAGGATATATCTGAGAAAGAGCAAGGGAGGGAAGAGGATAGCAAGACTCATAGATTCGCCATATCTGCCTGAAGGAGAGACGGTGATACAGATCAGCGAAGATGGGGTGAGCGATGGTACGTGA
- a CDS encoding zinc ribbon domain-containing protein — MKQKLKWKVEKYGKNIIEIGRLDPSSKICSSCGNIKHDLKLSDRIYHCNVCGLTIDRDLNATKNIRKIGVIKVGSVRSEYTPVEIATSGLYGCSERQRSLQ; from the coding sequence ATAAAGCAGAAACTGAAATGGAAAGTGGAAAAATATGGAAAGAATATAATAGAGATAGGAAGGTTAGATCCATCATCTAAGATATGTTCATCATGCGGTAACATAAAGCATGATCTGAAGTTATCAGATCGCATATATCATTGCAATGTGTGCGGATTAACGATCGACAGGGATCTGAATGCCACCAAGAACATAAGGAAGATTGGAGTTATAAAAGTAGGATCGGTGCGATCCGAATACACGCCTGTGGAGATCGCAACATCGGGCTTGTACGGATGTTCGGAGAGGCAGAGGTCTCTTCAATGA
- a CDS encoding O-acetyl-ADP-ribose deacetylase — translation MRRILSIPYGNSQIVIEIGDITESDAEAIVNAANSSLMGGGGVDGAIHAAAGPEMDQELARIRMERYADGLPAGKAVMTRGYRLRSKYVIHTVGPIWRGGHDNEDETLASAYRNSLELSAENGIHDVAFPAISTGIYGFPFDRAERIALETVLSFLREKKEGYVIRFVFYTEKNAQEFLRILKEYGIYRGNE, via the coding sequence ATGAGACGTATCCTCTCTATTCCCTATGGGAATAGCCAGATTGTTATCGAGATAGGGGATATAACGGAATCTGATGCCGAAGCCATAGTCAACGCAGCCAACTCATCGCTGATGGGTGGCGGTGGTGTTGATGGGGCCATACATGCAGCAGCTGGGCCAGAAATGGACCAGGAGCTCGCAAGGATAAGGATGGAGAGATATGCAGATGGGCTCCCGGCTGGCAAAGCTGTTATGACGAGAGGTTACAGGCTGAGATCGAAGTATGTGATACATACGGTTGGACCAATCTGGAGGGGAGGACATGATAATGAGGATGAGACGCTTGCCAGTGCCTACAGAAACTCGCTTGAACTTTCTGCGGAGAACGGCATACATGACGTAGCCTTTCCGGCGATAAGCACGGGCATTTACGGGTTTCCATTCGATCGTGCAGAGAGAATAGCACTTGAGACCGTTCTCTCCTTCCTGAGAGAAAAAAAGGAAGGGTACGTTATAAGATTTGTATTCTACACTGAAAAGAACGCACAGGAATTTCTAAGGATACTGAAAGAATACGGCATATACAGGGGAAATGAATGA
- a CDS encoding ACT domain-containing protein, protein MWSYIYEKFSRSPSQLKIVKKMFSIGIRVAKLYDEPVLMCGDIEIRPNTLAKATGTDRRSVISVLDRIINDETLYPIFSQLEPVANLWKVSSKLGYGVIEILPESASKPGIIAGVSSIIAKRGISIRQVIVDDPELVEDPKAVVVTEQKVPPDIIQDLKAVEGVRAITIL, encoded by the coding sequence ATGTGGTCTTACATCTACGAGAAATTTTCCAGAAGCCCTTCACAGTTGAAGATAGTCAAGAAGATGTTTTCAATAGGAATACGCGTGGCAAAACTCTATGACGAACCGGTGCTGATGTGCGGAGATATAGAGATAAGACCAAATACGCTTGCAAAGGCCACAGGGACGGATCGAAGGTCCGTTATCAGTGTTCTAGATCGCATCATCAATGATGAAACGCTTTATCCCATATTTTCACAGCTTGAGCCAGTGGCGAATCTTTGGAAGGTCAGCTCAAAGCTCGGATATGGTGTGATCGAGATACTGCCGGAGAGTGCCTCAAAGCCTGGAATAATTGCTGGCGTATCTAGCATAATAGCAAAGAGAGGGATAAGCATAAGACAGGTAATAGTCGATGATCCTGAACTGGTGGAGGATCCAAAGGCCGTGGTTGTTACCGAGCAGAAGGTACCTCCGGATATCATACAGGATCTTAAAGCTGTTGAAGGCGTGAGGGCTATAACGATATTGTGA
- a CDS encoding 5-(carboxyamino)imidazole ribonucleotide synthase, translated as MNIGIIGTGQLGFMMINEGRRLGNRYFTLDSNGVGPASLIADAHFSPEEYRKFVDESDVVTFEFEHVMEEALSYAQSQGKLFPSKEAVDLKKDRSREKDFLSDHGLRVAEYRVANSFEEAVRYAKDFGKAVIKNAYGGYDGKGQVIYDGSVSETLKGDKFVVEEFIDFDYEASIIAIRDRDGNFTYFDPTYNYNREAIFIYNIAPTEDLSMPDMALKLMQALDYHGVMGIEFYVKNRQVIINEYAPRVHNSGHHTLLGSSISQFEEHVRAISGLPVPKPVLYRPSSSINILGQDLDHDKVVKILSLGESSVYWYGKQGIRRRRKVGHVNLTGYTRDKLEERIAKTMEVLYPDGVSNYI; from the coding sequence ATGAACATAGGGATCATTGGCACCGGTCAGCTGGGTTTTATGATGATAAATGAGGGCCGAAGGCTTGGAAACAGGTATTTCACGCTAGACTCTAATGGAGTTGGCCCAGCATCACTAATAGCAGATGCACACTTCAGCCCGGAAGAATATAGAAAATTCGTGGACGAGTCTGATGTGGTCACTTTTGAATTTGAACATGTGATGGAGGAAGCCCTCAGTTATGCGCAATCTCAGGGAAAGCTATTTCCCAGCAAAGAGGCTGTGGACCTCAAGAAGGACAGATCAAGGGAGAAGGATTTTCTCTCGGATCATGGCCTCAGGGTTGCGGAATACCGGGTGGCAAACAGCTTTGAAGAGGCCGTCAGGTATGCAAAGGATTTCGGCAAGGCGGTTATAAAGAATGCCTATGGAGGATACGACGGAAAGGGGCAGGTCATATATGACGGCAGTGTGAGCGAGACGCTTAAGGGCGATAAATTTGTTGTCGAGGAATTCATAGACTTCGATTATGAAGCCTCCATAATAGCGATCCGTGATCGGGATGGAAATTTCACATATTTCGATCCCACGTACAATTACAACAGGGAGGCAATATTCATCTACAATATCGCGCCAACAGAGGATCTCTCCATGCCAGATATGGCATTGAAGCTGATGCAGGCCCTGGATTATCACGGTGTTATGGGCATAGAGTTCTATGTGAAGAATAGACAGGTAATAATAAATGAATATGCACCGAGGGTGCACAACTCTGGACATCACACACTTCTCGGATCATCCATTTCTCAGTTCGAGGAGCATGTGAGGGCCATAAGCGGCCTGCCAGTTCCAAAACCTGTGCTCTACAGACCATCCTCTTCGATAAATATACTCGGACAGGATCTTGATCACGATAAGGTTGTAAAGATACTTTCTCTGGGAGAATCCAGTGTGTATTGGTATGGTAAGCAGGGTATAAGAAGGAGGAGGAAGGTAGGTCACGTCAACCTGACTGGCTATACACGAGACAAACTGGAGGAAAGGATCGCCAAGACTATGGAAGTGCTTTATCCTGACGGCGTATCAAACTATATCTGA
- a CDS encoding sulfite exporter TauE/SafE family protein, with protein MFGALYIIILILTWILSALFAISGVGAANTLIPIYYSFGIPFSIAAAAGLLLNVFSLSSATANNAKHNFIIWKIGVIFLIPAVIMAPVGAMVGVHTPRKYLLIIFVIFLSYTLFNLIRGRKSDRKNAVLTGINGAITGIFIGALAGFLGGLLGVGGGMIILPVLTFMETDYKKIAGTSAFIALFSSASGFMSYLAILRGVNYILWIIVLVGGVAGGLTGSLMMHRFDSRKVRLLIIVIILFVTLKTAYTVALSFR; from the coding sequence ATGTTTGGGGCACTCTATATAATAATACTCATATTGACATGGATACTCTCAGCTCTATTTGCCATATCTGGGGTTGGTGCAGCCAATACTCTCATACCGATTTACTATTCCTTTGGCATACCTTTCTCGATCGCAGCGGCCGCAGGATTGTTGCTTAACGTCTTCTCACTCTCCAGCGCAACGGCAAACAATGCAAAGCATAATTTCATCATCTGGAAGATCGGCGTGATCTTCCTCATACCGGCCGTGATAATGGCGCCAGTTGGGGCTATGGTGGGAGTACATACGCCGAGAAAATATCTCCTCATAATATTCGTCATATTCCTCTCCTACACGCTGTTCAACCTAATAAGGGGGCGAAAGAGCGATAGAAAGAATGCCGTTTTGACCGGCATAAACGGAGCTATAACGGGAATATTCATAGGTGCCCTGGCTGGATTCCTGGGAGGTCTGCTTGGGGTTGGAGGCGGCATGATCATACTGCCCGTTCTCACATTCATGGAAACTGATTACAAGAAGATCGCCGGGACATCCGCATTCATAGCACTCTTTTCGTCGGCATCGGGCTTCATGTCATACCTTGCAATACTCAGGGGCGTTAACTACATTCTCTGGATAATAGTACTGGTCGGTGGGGTGGCTGGAGGTTTGACAGGATCCCTGATGATGCACAGATTTGACAGCAGAAAGGTCCGCCTGCTAATCATCGTGATAATTCTCTTCGTCACACTGAAGACCGCCTATACGGTTGCATTATCATTCCGATGA
- a CDS encoding FmdE family protein yields MERLEFGIPEWAFEFHGHKCPYMPMGYRAGAYALKLAKLDKEKDHRTFLLSEMSEEDMNGCFNDGVQASTGCTYGKGLFSLLGYGKLAIIIYRPGGKAIRVHVRNSFMDELNVRASEFFKYRKQGMEPSEIPSEAIDPVLEWIAGLPDEDIFEYAEIQDFKFKPVKKDGSKVKCEICGEYTYESDIKVLNGKFVCKPDYYGRK; encoded by the coding sequence ATGGAAAGACTTGAGTTCGGTATTCCTGAATGGGCGTTTGAGTTTCACGGGCACAAGTGCCCGTATATGCCGATGGGTTACAGGGCCGGCGCCTATGCACTTAAGCTGGCGAAGCTGGATAAGGAGAAAGATCACAGGACATTTCTACTTTCTGAGATGTCCGAAGAGGATATGAACGGCTGTTTCAACGATGGAGTTCAGGCTTCCACTGGATGTACATATGGGAAAGGTCTGTTCTCGCTTCTCGGATACGGCAAGCTTGCAATCATAATATACAGGCCAGGTGGTAAAGCTATACGTGTCCATGTGCGAAACAGCTTCATGGACGAGCTAAATGTAAGAGCCTCCGAATTTTTCAAATACAGAAAGCAGGGAATGGAACCCTCTGAAATCCCCTCCGAGGCTATAGATCCGGTCCTTGAATGGATCGCAGGCCTGCCTGATGAGGATATATTTGAATATGCCGAGATCCAGGATTTCAAGTTCAAACCTGTAAAGAAGGACGGATCTAAGGTAAAATGCGAAATATGCGGCGAATACACCTACGAGTCCGATATAAAGGTGCTCAATGGTAAATTCGTCTGCAAGCCAGATTACTATGGCCGGAAATGA
- a CDS encoding helix-turn-helix transcriptional regulator, with protein MESTCRIIKLRNTDLNAYEGSERILEALASKVRLAILDLMIQYDEVCTCELVPALNLSQPTITVHLNKLYDAGIIEKREIKKFTFYHIRPKYRELVETAIRLDKT; from the coding sequence ATGGAATCAACCTGCAGGATAATAAAGCTCAGGAACACCGATCTAAACGCCTATGAGGGCAGTGAAAGGATACTCGAAGCCCTTGCCTCAAAGGTCAGACTTGCCATTCTCGATCTGATGATTCAGTACGATGAGGTCTGCACTTGCGAGCTGGTTCCGGCACTGAATCTTTCGCAGCCAACCATAACGGTGCACCTGAACAAGCTGTATGATGCAGGTATAATCGAAAAGAGGGAGATCAAAAAATTCACGTTCTATCATATCAGGCCTAAATATAGGGAACTGGTGGAAACGGCGATAAGACTAGATAAAACATAG
- a CDS encoding ferredoxin family protein, translating into MTEIEQQNKFAVWHGISRSTIHWEPVIDENKCTGCGMCVVTCGEKRNVFGYDFDRHKAVVMYPENCMVGCNNCTVACLWNAITHPDVSGIKEVVKSLTAEQLQKELKKKLNDNPSLLA; encoded by the coding sequence ATGACTGAGATCGAACAGCAGAATAAATTCGCAGTGTGGCATGGTATTTCCAGATCCACAATTCACTGGGAGCCTGTTATCGATGAGAATAAATGTACTGGATGCGGCATGTGTGTTGTCACCTGCGGAGAAAAGAGAAATGTGTTCGGTTATGATTTCGACAGGCATAAAGCAGTGGTCATGTACCCCGAAAACTGCATGGTTGGCTGCAATAACTGTACCGTGGCCTGCCTGTGGAACGCCATAACGCATCCAGATGTTTCAGGAATCAAAGAAGTTGTAAAAAGCCTTACGGCAGAACAGCTACAGAAAGAATTGAAAAAGAAGCTCAACGATAATCCTTCTTTACTTGCATGA